GCTGGCCCTGCCGTCGATTGCGGTCTAGGATCGGCGCACAGGGATCGGGAGTTCGTCATGCAACGTATCAAGGGCTATCACGCCCATATCTACTTCGACGCCAGTACGATCGACCAGGCGCGCACCTTGTGTGAAGACGCGGCGGCCCTCTTCCCGCTGCGCATGGGCCGCGTGCATGAACGCCCGGTGGGCCCGCACCCGGACTGGAGCTGCCAGTTGGCGTTCGAGCCGGAATACATCGGCGTGGTGCTGCCGTGGCTGGCGCTGCATCGCAACGGCCTGGTGGTCTTCCTGCATCCCGAGACCGGCGATGACCTGAAGGATCACACCGACTACGCGATCTGGATGGGCGCGATGCGCGAGCTGGATTTGTCTATTTTTTAACCTCTGTATGCCGACGCCATCGTCATCTTCTTAACAAGATGTAGGGTTTTGCATTGCCGTATCTCAATATATGGGACTGTTATTTATATATTGAGATTTAAACAGGCATAGGTTTATATTCGCCCATCTGCTTTTTTCAGCACCCACTCATTTCAGGTGAA
Above is a genomic segment from Pseudomonas sp. R5-89-07 containing:
- a CDS encoding DOPA 4,5-dioxygenase family protein; protein product: MQRIKGYHAHIYFDASTIDQARTLCEDAAALFPLRMGRVHERPVGPHPDWSCQLAFEPEYIGVVLPWLALHRNGLVVFLHPETGDDLKDHTDYAIWMGAMRELDLSIF